One stretch of Bordetella avium DNA includes these proteins:
- a CDS encoding TcpQ domain-containing protein, with translation MRLLFPILGLPLLAACHTTSPQSWQVAASQFDFDWQLSGDPDVAPLQVFSSPHEIWLQFAPGQRVPAIFASTVSGEQPLAIQQRDPYIIAPGVWPALTLRGAHRVAHVRRSKAEPPQPVSPPISETIPAPLIPPRSIEADTRHAADSALSPPASAPGKTPLPLEIKPGAPVFFAGPPDLTLRAVLSRWALQAGWDFAPEHWALNADIPLQGQAHFEGDFKQVVRSLLRATELADRPLQPCFYANRVLRVVPLAQSCDRSAGAAT, from the coding sequence ATGCGTCTACTCTTTCCGATTCTCGGTTTGCCGCTGCTCGCCGCTTGCCATACGACCTCCCCGCAGTCCTGGCAGGTCGCTGCCAGCCAGTTTGATTTCGACTGGCAACTCAGTGGCGACCCTGATGTTGCGCCTTTGCAGGTGTTCAGCAGTCCGCATGAAATCTGGCTCCAGTTCGCCCCAGGTCAGCGCGTGCCGGCGATTTTCGCCAGCACCGTCTCGGGTGAACAACCGTTGGCCATTCAACAGCGTGATCCTTACATTATTGCGCCTGGGGTATGGCCGGCGCTGACCTTACGCGGCGCCCATCGCGTCGCCCACGTCCGGCGCAGCAAGGCTGAACCGCCGCAGCCAGTCTCTCCTCCCATTTCAGAGACCATCCCGGCGCCGCTCATTCCGCCCCGGTCTATCGAGGCCGACACCCGGCACGCTGCGGATTCTGCGCTCAGTCCGCCCGCAAGCGCTCCTGGCAAGACACCGTTGCCCCTTGAAATCAAACCCGGGGCACCCGTTTTCTTCGCGGGCCCGCCCGACCTGACTTTGCGCGCCGTGCTCAGCCGTTGGGCGCTTCAGGCCGGGTGGGATTTTGCGCCGGAGCACTGGGCCCTCAATGCAGATATTCCCTTGCAGGGGCAAGCGCATTTCGAAGGAGATTTCAAACAGGTAGTGCGCAGCCTGTTGCGCGCCACCGAACTGGCCGACCGGCCTTTACAGCCCTGCTTCTATGCCAATCGCGTGCTGCGCGTGGTGCCGCTGGCGCAAAGCTGCGATCGCAGCGCCGGGGCGGCAACATGA
- a CDS encoding pilus assembly protein: MKGVAKTAVLLLSCLILGGCALQAQWQALRDVLSQARDKAQALHDNEVKAQDARASRAAREAAQEVDKPWLAGPAQALAREVALPAPLRARVDTTLIFSDRAGLSQIAERLQRATGIAVRVQPEALLPVQHFLPRLTEAGAFVEAALAQVELQEGPRPLADILDSLAARLLVWWRYENGAIEFYRSQTRVFDLRALPISAQAQTQLGRQASEGEGFDNVIQARATLNQAEPGRVLRTQIQPFLTRSGVVAEEGEALVVTDTPYVLSRIEAFIKQENARAGRRVRLLFQEITLRMNTRSEGAIDWRLLHNSARVAAQGMLPTGLSAAIPGADKTGWDGSQALIKMLAQYGAISHQRSIPLLTLNRRPVTYAVHNTFSYVDQVESLRAADDKASGVAINQKRVTVGTFLTLLPDAQDDGSILLSIGYDSTVAQPLKALAFGSNSQPLQVQQLNLDGNGSVQQVRVRPGQPVVLSGFDRSIDSYDRQRFTPDAPLLTGGHDAASQERLLTVIVLSAQLEEADG, encoded by the coding sequence ATGAAGGGCGTTGCGAAAACAGCGGTATTGCTTCTGTCCTGCTTGATACTTGGCGGTTGCGCGCTTCAGGCGCAATGGCAGGCTTTGCGCGATGTGTTGAGCCAGGCTCGCGACAAAGCGCAGGCCTTGCATGACAACGAGGTCAAGGCGCAGGATGCCCGGGCGTCCCGTGCCGCGCGGGAGGCGGCACAAGAGGTTGATAAACCCTGGCTGGCCGGTCCGGCTCAGGCGCTGGCGCGCGAGGTGGCCCTGCCAGCTCCCCTGCGTGCCCGAGTCGACACCACCCTGATTTTCAGCGACCGGGCCGGTCTGTCCCAGATCGCCGAGCGCTTGCAGCGCGCAACGGGTATCGCGGTGCGCGTACAGCCCGAAGCCCTGTTGCCGGTACAGCATTTTTTGCCCCGCCTGACAGAAGCCGGCGCTTTCGTCGAAGCCGCTCTGGCGCAGGTCGAGTTGCAAGAAGGGCCGCGTCCCTTGGCCGATATCCTCGACTCCCTGGCGGCACGCCTGCTGGTCTGGTGGCGCTATGAAAACGGCGCGATCGAGTTTTATCGCAGCCAGACGCGCGTATTCGACCTGAGGGCTTTGCCTATCAGCGCCCAGGCTCAAACGCAGTTGGGGCGTCAGGCCTCGGAGGGCGAGGGTTTTGACAACGTCATACAGGCCCGCGCCACGCTTAATCAAGCCGAGCCCGGTCGGGTGTTGCGCACGCAGATCCAACCCTTTCTGACCCGTTCCGGGGTGGTGGCCGAGGAGGGCGAGGCCTTGGTGGTGACAGACACCCCCTATGTGCTGTCGCGGATCGAGGCCTTTATCAAACAGGAAAATGCCCGGGCAGGCCGTCGCGTGCGTTTGCTGTTTCAAGAGATCACGCTGCGCATGAATACTCGCTCCGAAGGCGCGATCGACTGGCGTCTGTTGCACAACAGCGCCCGCGTTGCCGCTCAAGGCATGTTGCCCACAGGACTGAGCGCAGCCATTCCTGGCGCAGACAAGACGGGTTGGGACGGTTCGCAAGCCCTGATCAAGATGCTGGCGCAATACGGCGCCATCAGTCATCAGCGATCCATTCCTCTCTTGACGTTAAACCGCCGGCCGGTCACCTATGCCGTGCACAACACTTTCTCCTATGTCGATCAGGTTGAAAGTCTGCGCGCCGCGGATGATAAGGCAAGCGGTGTCGCGATCAACCAGAAGCGTGTCACGGTAGGGACCTTCCTCACTTTGCTTCCAGATGCTCAGGATGACGGCAGTATTCTGCTGTCCATTGGCTATGACAGCACGGTTGCTCAGCCGCTCAAGGCCCTGGCTTTTGGCAGCAACAGCCAGCCGCTGCAGGTGCAACAGCTCAACCTCGACGGCAATGGCAGTGTGCAGCAGGTGAGGGTGCGGCCTGGGCAGCCGGTGGTCCTCTCGGGTTTCGATCGCAGTATCGATAGCTATGACCGTCAGCGTTTTACTCCCGATGCGCCCTTGTTGACAGGTGGCCATGACGCCGCCAGTCAAGAGCGTCTGCTCACCGTCATTGTGCTTAGCGCCCAATTGGAAGAGGCCGATGGCTGA
- a CDS encoding pilus assembly protein encodes MADTILKAAKGGGRWVYGMAWFAVVGSHAPRMARLRARQMGASHYLLGGEQALTVGCSRLRGRGVFHSAAQQVASHFAPASFAAILALDDSHWLVAVQEGAVLSGGDQLFARYADAEAALDRLGPDFTGNSEDAEQALQALPGKATRLHALPPRPSGWLVLAVLTAGLGLWLWPTAQAPAPLAQTEKPAELCLADVLASLQKIPMRQAGWLLAEAQCQAGLRSWSCHARYQPETSSALSSAFRTDGPWTLALSGMDDIALSWQAPGQCEVSLSGQPPDLRWMQAMQPWRGAFDEIHMGPWMPKDEVQARALRLSGPLRSYSLPPWRRLPAYWSRVQLHVDLSRPPSARSSGLTLLVEGDLHAVIP; translated from the coding sequence ATGGCTGATACGATCCTCAAGGCCGCCAAGGGCGGCGGGCGCTGGGTGTACGGCATGGCCTGGTTCGCTGTGGTTGGCAGCCACGCGCCGCGCATGGCGCGGCTGCGCGCCCGTCAAATGGGGGCCAGTCATTACCTGCTGGGTGGTGAGCAGGCGTTGACCGTGGGTTGCTCGCGTTTGCGGGGCCGTGGCGTTTTCCATTCCGCCGCGCAGCAAGTGGCTTCGCACTTCGCCCCCGCCTCCTTCGCAGCCATTCTTGCTCTCGACGATTCTCACTGGCTGGTCGCGGTGCAGGAGGGTGCGGTCTTGTCCGGGGGTGATCAGCTATTCGCCCGCTATGCCGACGCCGAGGCCGCGCTTGATCGCTTGGGCCCCGACTTTACGGGCAATTCCGAAGACGCTGAGCAGGCCTTGCAGGCCCTTCCCGGCAAAGCCACGCGTCTGCATGCCTTACCGCCCCGCCCGTCGGGCTGGTTGGTGTTGGCGGTGTTGACTGCGGGACTAGGTCTGTGGCTTTGGCCCACAGCGCAGGCGCCAGCACCGCTTGCACAAACCGAGAAGCCGGCCGAATTATGTCTGGCCGATGTGCTAGCGAGCCTGCAGAAGATTCCCATGCGTCAGGCGGGTTGGCTTTTGGCTGAAGCCCAATGCCAGGCAGGGCTGCGGAGCTGGTCATGCCATGCGCGTTATCAGCCAGAAACCTCCAGCGCGCTGAGCAGCGCCTTCCGGACAGACGGGCCCTGGACGCTAGCACTATCCGGCATGGATGACATCGCGCTCAGTTGGCAGGCTCCTGGCCAGTGTGAGGTCAGTCTTAGCGGGCAGCCACCGGACCTGCGCTGGATGCAGGCCATGCAGCCATGGCGAGGCGCTTTCGATGAAATCCATATGGGTCCCTGGATGCCCAAGGATGAGGTGCAGGCGCGGGCCTTACGTCTGAGTGGGCCTCTGCGTTCTTACTCGCTCCCTCCCTGGCGCAGGCTGCCTGCGTATTGGAGCCGCGTGCAACTCCACGTTGATCTGTCTCGCCCCCCGTCTGCACGCAGCAGCGGGCTCACCCTGCTCGTTGAAGGAGATCTTCATGCCGTCATCCCCTAA
- a CDS encoding extracellular solute-binding protein translates to MKTLQMTGVARVMIASRRAWVFSLALAAVGVAHADPVQIQVWHTLSGANKAEFEKLAKQYNKEQKDVEVQLRDFPSQEALRQEAAAAVRAKKTPNLIQLADNHSPEVVAEHKAILPLYQLLAKYPIKDLNWFLPDTASFTRDAKGRLLAFPWMAEVPVMFYNTTLYKKAGLNPNQPARTWTDLQAELLKLRDVADIDCPYASSNQVSVHLENLAPVNNQLYASNGNGLTASKQATAMQFDSLYMRHISLMVSWKRSLLLTAYSNDNKSNQNFAKGECGVLTAESSAFGNFNNTRGLSFGVAPLPYYDQVTKTAGRPFVSGSALWAMEGKPVAQEKATAQFLAWLSKPVIAAEWHQRTGYLPLTEAAFRASDVSFYDKIPGAQQVVASLRNPIAANSRGFRIANYDRIENVLNVQLTDALDGKTPPVAALNNALGQARNLAAQR, encoded by the coding sequence ATGAAGACATTGCAAATGACGGGCGTTGCCCGTGTCATGATCGCCAGCCGGCGTGCTTGGGTGTTCAGTCTTGCGCTGGCGGCTGTGGGCGTGGCCCACGCCGACCCGGTGCAGATTCAGGTCTGGCATACGCTTTCGGGAGCCAACAAGGCCGAGTTTGAAAAACTGGCCAAGCAGTACAACAAAGAACAGAAAGACGTTGAGGTTCAACTACGCGACTTTCCTTCGCAAGAAGCCTTGCGTCAGGAAGCTGCGGCTGCCGTCCGAGCCAAGAAGACTCCCAACCTGATTCAACTGGCCGATAACCACTCGCCGGAAGTGGTTGCTGAGCACAAAGCCATCCTGCCCTTGTATCAATTGCTGGCCAAGTACCCGATCAAGGACCTGAACTGGTTCTTGCCCGATACCGCGAGCTTCACCCGTGACGCCAAGGGCCGGCTGCTGGCCTTCCCCTGGATGGCGGAAGTGCCGGTCATGTTCTACAACACCACCTTGTACAAAAAAGCAGGCCTGAATCCCAATCAGCCAGCTCGTACCTGGACGGATCTGCAGGCTGAGCTGCTCAAGCTGCGTGACGTGGCAGATATCGATTGCCCCTATGCCTCCAGCAATCAAGTGTCAGTGCACCTGGAAAACCTGGCGCCCGTCAACAATCAGCTCTATGCCAGCAACGGCAATGGTCTGACGGCGTCCAAGCAGGCCACTGCTATGCAGTTTGATTCGCTCTACATGCGCCATATTTCGCTCATGGTGAGCTGGAAGCGTTCGCTGCTGCTTACGGCTTATTCAAATGACAACAAGTCGAATCAGAACTTCGCAAAGGGTGAGTGCGGTGTGTTGACGGCTGAGTCCTCGGCCTTCGGCAATTTCAACAACACGCGCGGCCTGTCTTTCGGCGTGGCGCCCTTGCCTTACTACGACCAGGTCACCAAGACGGCTGGCCGTCCCTTCGTGAGCGGTTCGGCCCTGTGGGCGATGGAAGGCAAGCCGGTCGCCCAGGAAAAGGCCACGGCGCAATTCCTCGCCTGGCTGTCCAAGCCGGTGATCGCGGCCGAGTGGCATCAGCGCACCGGCTATCTGCCCCTTACGGAAGCGGCTTTCCGTGCCTCGGACGTGTCGTTCTACGACAAGATCCCGGGGGCCCAACAAGTCGTTGCCTCGCTGCGCAACCCTATTGCGGCCAACAGCCGTGGCTTTCGCATCGCCAACTACGATCGCATCGAGAACGTCTTGAATGTGCAACTCACCGATGCGCTTGACGGCAAGACGCCTCCCGTGGCGGCCTTGAACAACGCGCTTGGGCAGGCTCGCAACCTCGCGGCGCAACGCTGA